The following proteins are encoded in a genomic region of Paenibacillus sp. FSL H3-0469:
- a CDS encoding LysM peptidoglycan-binding domain-containing protein gives MEEYGFYLSFNNYEEVIRLPVNPETLEIKENSDGKSYTIVDFGEINAIAYPKLTEITIESMFPAQYYPFVVYSGENAGKLLKPYEYVELIRKWMLSRRPVRFVFSGLKSANVQNTQTPDWLRQARAQAQQTFTGDIGINMAVSIENFSWKLSAGSSGDIDYTLGLKKYVFYQALAVKVGSTGEVKKQQKRASEKAVPATYTLKAGDTLWSVAQKLLGDGSKFKTLQKLNNISDSELKKLKIGRVIKLS, from the coding sequence ATGGAGGAGTATGGATTCTATCTTAGCTTCAATAATTATGAAGAGGTGATCCGGCTTCCGGTGAACCCTGAGACGCTGGAGATCAAGGAGAACAGCGATGGCAAAAGTTATACGATCGTGGATTTCGGTGAAATCAATGCTATCGCTTATCCCAAGCTGACGGAGATTACGATTGAGAGCATGTTTCCGGCACAGTATTATCCGTTTGTGGTGTACTCCGGGGAGAATGCCGGTAAGCTGCTGAAACCCTACGAGTATGTAGAGCTGATCCGCAAATGGATGCTCAGCCGCAGGCCGGTCCGGTTTGTTTTCTCAGGGCTGAAATCGGCGAACGTGCAGAATACGCAAACCCCTGATTGGCTGAGGCAGGCCAGGGCGCAGGCGCAGCAGACTTTTACCGGGGATATTGGCATTAATATGGCGGTCAGTATTGAGAACTTCTCCTGGAAGCTCAGTGCGGGGTCCTCGGGGGATATCGATTATACACTTGGACTCAAAAAGTATGTGTTCTATCAGGCGTTAGCCGTGAAGGTTGGCAGCACCGGTGAAGTGAAGAAGCAGCAGAAACGGGCAAGCGAGAAGGCAGTGCCTGCTACCTATACGCTCAAAGCCGGGGATACGCTCTGGTCGGTGGCCCAAAAGCTGCTCGGTGACGGCAGTAAATTCAAAACGCTGCAAAAGCTGAACAATATCTCGGACAGCGAACTGAAGAAGCTCAAAATTGGCCGAGTGATCAAGCTGTCTTAG
- a CDS encoding phage portal protein has translation MSELSLFFAQNAACDTTEEFAVSLRFKDKEGNPAVWKLRSMNEEENQECRKAATRKVKGKNGTYTTDIDPNEYMAKLMTASIVHPDLKNTELQRSYGVMGAESLLRKMLLPGEFAALGERVQALNGFATDMNELVDDVKN, from the coding sequence ATGAGTGAATTAAGTTTGTTTTTTGCGCAAAATGCGGCTTGTGATACAACAGAGGAATTCGCGGTCTCGCTGCGGTTCAAGGACAAGGAAGGTAACCCTGCTGTCTGGAAGCTGCGCAGTATGAATGAGGAAGAGAACCAGGAATGCCGCAAGGCGGCTACCCGCAAGGTCAAAGGAAAGAACGGAACCTACACTACGGATATTGATCCCAATGAATATATGGCGAAGCTGATGACGGCAAGCATTGTGCATCCGGATCTGAAGAATACGGAGCTTCAACGCTCCTACGGGGTAATGGGTGCCGAATCACTGCTGCGCAAAATGCTGCTGCCCGGGGAATTCGCTGCGCTTGGGGAACGGGTACAGGCCCTGAACGGCTTCGCCACCGATATGAACGAGCTGGTAGATGACGTAAAAAACTAA
- a CDS encoding phage tail tube protein, whose protein sequence is MTFLRASDTLSGQEGRAYATINGQTEEMFYVKTLEATVEKQKAEVKTLGRRGVQHKATGWSGSGTMTIFYMTSRFRQMMLEYMKTGIDQYFSIIVTNEDPSSTVGAQRIMLKDVNLDSVIMASLDTESDALEEEVAFTFEDVELVQPFAAPANSGQ, encoded by the coding sequence ATGACATTCTTGAGAGCCAGCGATACGCTGTCCGGCCAGGAGGGCCGGGCGTATGCCACGATTAACGGACAGACGGAAGAGATGTTCTATGTCAAAACCCTGGAAGCCACGGTTGAAAAGCAGAAGGCGGAAGTGAAGACGCTGGGACGCCGCGGAGTGCAGCATAAGGCGACTGGCTGGTCGGGCAGCGGTACGATGACGATTTTCTACATGACGAGCCGTTTCCGCCAGATGATGCTGGAGTACATGAAGACAGGGATTGACCAATACTTCAGCATTATCGTGACCAATGAAGATCCTTCTTCAACCGTGGGTGCCCAGCGTATCATGCTGAAGGATGTCAATCTGGACAGTGTGATTATGGCTTCGCTGGATACGGAGTCGGATGCACTGGAGGAAGAGGTTGCTTTTACCTTCGAGGATGTGGAATTGGTGCAGCCCTTCGCGGCTCCGGCGAATTCCGGCCAATAA
- a CDS encoding phage tail sheath family protein produces the protein MAGGTWTTQNKVRPGVYVNVASNGIVAGKMGERGTAALALALPWGPAGVILKLTAQEDFQQKLGYDLTAAELLPVREVLKRAGTLLLYRLNQGVKAAVANNGIQATALYGGERGNALKVVIEKNIDDATKFDVRTLLDGAEVDKQTVSAAADLAANAYVEFKPNESGALTVSAGLPLAGGANGVVTNAEHSAFLSALEVQDFQTVGLVSQDNTLKSLYSAYVKRLRNTEGKKVQAVLSDYATADHEGIISVANGVILSDGTVVDKAHAVAWVAGATAAAAVNESLTYQAYDDAVDADVRFSHSETVEALTDGELLFTYSGGRAVVEQDINTFTSFSTDKGKAFSKNRVLRVLDGIAGDLKRIFESYFIGKLPNNEDGRALFWSQCVTYMNDLQNLGAIENFNAQSDIVVTPGADSDSVVLEVAVKPVDSVEKVYMKVKVV, from the coding sequence ATGGCTGGAGGAACATGGACAACACAAAACAAGGTGCGTCCGGGGGTATACGTAAATGTGGCCTCGAACGGCATTGTGGCAGGTAAAATGGGGGAACGTGGTACGGCTGCTTTGGCGCTTGCACTGCCTTGGGGGCCTGCGGGAGTCATTCTTAAGCTTACGGCTCAGGAAGATTTCCAGCAAAAGCTGGGCTACGATCTGACGGCTGCAGAGCTGCTGCCGGTGCGAGAGGTGCTGAAGCGGGCGGGCACACTGCTGCTCTACCGTCTGAATCAGGGTGTGAAGGCTGCTGTGGCCAATAACGGAATTCAGGCGACTGCGCTCTATGGCGGGGAGCGCGGGAATGCGCTTAAGGTAGTGATCGAGAAAAATATCGATGACGCTACTAAGTTCGATGTCCGGACGCTGCTGGACGGGGCAGAGGTGGACAAGCAGACGGTAAGCGCTGCTGCCGATCTGGCTGCGAACGCTTATGTAGAATTTAAGCCGAATGAATCCGGTGCGCTGACGGTGAGCGCAGGGCTGCCGCTGGCAGGCGGTGCGAATGGTGTGGTGACGAATGCGGAGCATAGTGCGTTCTTGTCGGCGCTGGAGGTTCAGGATTTCCAGACGGTAGGTCTGGTATCCCAGGATAACACGCTGAAGTCGCTGTATAGCGCCTATGTGAAGCGTCTGCGTAACACGGAAGGCAAGAAGGTGCAGGCGGTCTTGTCCGATTATGCTACGGCTGATCATGAAGGCATTATCAGTGTGGCGAACGGTGTCATTTTGAGTGATGGAACGGTGGTGGATAAAGCTCATGCCGTGGCTTGGGTAGCCGGGGCTACTGCCGCTGCTGCGGTGAACGAATCGTTGACTTATCAGGCCTATGACGATGCTGTAGATGCGGATGTGCGTTTCAGCCATTCCGAGACGGTAGAAGCACTTACAGACGGAGAGCTGCTGTTCACCTATAGCGGAGGCCGTGCAGTAGTGGAGCAGGACATTAACACGTTCACCTCCTTCTCTACAGACAAAGGCAAGGCCTTCTCCAAGAACCGCGTGCTGCGTGTGCTGGATGGGATCGCTGGTGATTTGAAGCGGATTTTTGAGAGCTACTTCATTGGAAAATTGCCGAATAATGAGGACGGGCGCGCGCTCTTCTGGTCGCAGTGCGTCACTTATATGAATGATCTGCAGAACCTCGGGGCGATTGAAAACTTCAATGCGCAGAGTGACATTGTCGTGACTCCTGGAGCGGACAGTGACAGCGTAGTGCTGGAGGTAGCGGTGAAGCCGGTAGATTCGGTAGAAAAAGTATATATGAAAGTGAAGGTGGTCTAA
- a CDS encoding DUF6838 family protein: MKAPSVIAGYKTGPILPESNPRVTSRKAGGITTSIHERNEIMTVEQLRGNITAALVQFFPDIPVYVEGDKPQSAYFRLELLSATYDRQREGRYMAIYRFGIRYEQGSLLDAEAMADGLCEALDARESVNPAYRVVRQSWVAGAEGRGALFTVDYMLYLQKQKQPEEEAELMGHFTEGARLK, from the coding sequence GTGAAAGCTCCTTCAGTCATTGCCGGGTACAAGACGGGTCCCATTCTTCCTGAATCGAATCCGCGAGTGACTTCAAGAAAGGCAGGAGGGATTACCACATCTATTCATGAGAGGAATGAAATCATGACGGTAGAGCAACTACGGGGAAATATTACTGCTGCGCTGGTGCAGTTTTTCCCGGATATTCCTGTCTATGTGGAAGGGGATAAGCCGCAGTCAGCCTACTTCAGGCTGGAGCTGCTCTCGGCAACCTACGACAGGCAGCGTGAAGGCAGATACATGGCGATCTACCGCTTCGGTATCCGCTATGAGCAAGGAAGTCTGCTGGACGCAGAGGCTATGGCTGACGGGCTCTGTGAGGCACTGGACGCAAGAGAAAGTGTTAATCCCGCTTATCGGGTGGTGCGCCAGTCCTGGGTAGCCGGAGCAGAGGGACGGGGGGCGCTGTTCACCGTGGACTATATGCTCTATCTCCAGAAGCAGAAGCAGCCGGAGGAAGAGGCAGAGCTGATGGGACACTTCACAGAAGGGGCGCGGCTGAAATGA
- a CDS encoding ArpU family phage packaging/lysis transcriptional regulator, whose product MLSSLPELDRRRTQVTIENMLEKYRIFKSVTFEAKEAGITYSYTERFHGATNTVTDQTAAIATHNVDVPAARRAYCDVIDSVVERLTQREQQLVRERYMRREESYDYTIYNHVFDPPVSKDTYVKIRSKAFYKMALALADLQLLSLATLTKTPAEGNLPKR is encoded by the coding sequence ATTCTATCTTCGCTGCCCGAGCTTGACCGCCGCAGGACTCAGGTCACTATAGAGAATATGTTGGAGAAATACCGGATTTTCAAGTCTGTAACGTTCGAGGCTAAAGAGGCCGGGATTACTTATTCCTACACGGAACGTTTCCATGGGGCGACTAATACGGTTACCGATCAGACAGCAGCAATTGCCACGCATAATGTAGATGTGCCTGCTGCAAGACGGGCGTATTGTGATGTAATCGATTCAGTTGTAGAGCGGCTTACCCAGAGGGAACAACAACTGGTGCGGGAGAGGTACATGCGCAGAGAGGAGAGCTATGACTACACTATCTATAATCATGTGTTCGATCCTCCGGTGAGCAAGGATACTTATGTGAAAATCAGGTCGAAGGCGTTCTATAAGATGGCGCTGGCGCTCGCTGATCTGCAGCTGCTGTCTCTCGCTACGCTCACGAAAACCCCGGCTGAAGGGAACTTGCCTAAGAGGTAG
- a CDS encoding helix-turn-helix domain-containing protein, translating into MAEEFGYYLRQLREGKGLTINQLAALAGISGAQISRIENGLRGVPKPATLRKIAEATDVSYEELMGHAGYLTETGSSTESSVPAWATSKDKRDFRQMLEDDGELMFDGIPLNKEDKQRIKDVLTGLFWEAKQMNKRTKPKQHPGKE; encoded by the coding sequence ATGGCAGAGGAATTCGGATACTATCTGAGACAGCTTCGGGAAGGAAAGGGACTGACCATTAATCAGCTGGCAGCGCTTGCCGGTATCAGTGGAGCCCAAATCTCACGGATCGAGAATGGATTACGGGGTGTCCCCAAGCCGGCTACACTGCGTAAGATTGCTGAAGCGACCGATGTGTCTTACGAGGAGCTGATGGGCCATGCCGGTTATTTAACCGAGACTGGAAGCAGCACAGAGAGCTCTGTGCCTGCCTGGGCCACCAGCAAGGATAAGCGGGACTTCCGCCAAATGCTGGAGGATGACGGTGAGCTGATGTTTGACGGGATTCCCTTGAACAAGGAAGATAAACAGCGGATCAAGGACGTGTTAACCGGCCTGTTCTGGGAGGCGAAGCAGATGAACAAGCGGACCAAGCCCAAACAACATCCAGGTAAAGAGTAA
- a CDS encoding ImmA/IrrE family metallo-endopeptidase, with protein sequence MDELIKRLVKKYNTSSPFELAEALGIHIRFMHLGDGTKGLYYRKLRRRFIVIHNQLPLEWQRFVCAHELAHDRLHKGVNRFFLEENSYFSPGKLERQANLFAVKLLSVGTAIEQDESLQSYYARIGIPAEVVFFLDD encoded by the coding sequence ATGGATGAGCTAATCAAGCGTTTGGTCAAAAAATACAATACCAGCAGCCCTTTCGAACTGGCTGAAGCACTCGGGATTCACATCCGGTTTATGCATCTGGGTGACGGCACCAAGGGCCTCTACTACCGTAAGCTAAGAAGAAGGTTCATCGTCATTCATAACCAGCTGCCGCTGGAGTGGCAACGGTTCGTATGCGCCCATGAACTCGCGCATGACCGTCTGCACAAAGGGGTCAACCGTTTCTTTCTGGAGGAGAATTCCTATTTCTCACCAGGCAAGCTGGAGCGGCAGGCTAACCTGTTCGCGGTCAAGCTGCTATCGGTCGGCACTGCCATTGAGCAGGATGAATCCCTACAGAGTTATTATGCAAGGATTGGCATCCCGGCTGAGGTTGTCTTTTTTTTAGACGATTAA